Proteins co-encoded in one Candidatus Thermoplasmatota archaeon genomic window:
- a CDS encoding plasmid pRiA4b ORF-3 family protein gives MKILQLKIGLNGIKPAIWRRFLVEDSISFHELHGIIQIVMGWENYHLYEFEVDDTRIEASSKGFFVDAVWIAFRPKAKKTKPATKTRLNDFIKTEKQRFYYLYDFGDKWEHAIRVEKILEKDDSQKYPVCIAGKRACPPEDCGGVWGYQELMEIRKDKNHPEYEERIVEWLGEDFDPEHFDVDEINRLLK, from the coding sequence AATTGGGTTAAATGGCATAAAGCCGGCCATATGGAGAAGATTTTTGGTGGAAGATTCCATTAGTTTTCATGAATTGCATGGAATTATCCAGATCGTGATGGGCTGGGAGAATTATCATTTGTATGAGTTTGAAGTTGATGATACCCGTATAGAAGCATCTAGCAAAGGTTTTTTTGTTGATGCCGTGTGGATCGCTTTCAGGCCCAAAGCCAAAAAAACTAAACCTGCAACTAAAACGAGGTTGAACGATTTTATAAAGACAGAAAAACAAAGATTTTATTATCTATACGACTTTGGTGATAAATGGGAGCACGCAATTAGAGTTGAGAAAATTCTAGAAAAAGACGATTCTCAAAAGTATCCTGTTTGTATTGCTGGGAAGAGGGCATGCCCTCCAGAAGACTGCGGTGGTGTATGGGGGTACCAGGAACTTATGGAAATACGGAAAGATAAAAATCATCCTGAATATGAGGAAAGAATTGTGGAATGGCTGGGAGAAGACTTTGACCCAGAGCATTTTGATGT